The stretch of DNA TATGAATCTGGACAAATGTATCGGATGCCATACTTGTAGTGTGACGTGCAAAACGACATGGACGAACCGTGAAGGCGCGGAGTATATGTGGTTCAACAACGTGGAGACGAAGCCGGGGATCGGCTATCCGAAACGATGGGAAGACCAGGAAGTGTACAAAGGCGGCTGGCAGATCAACAAGAAGGGGAAATTGGAGTTGAAGTCGGGCTCCAAACTATCCAAAATCGCCCTCGGGAAAATCTTCTATAATCCGGATATGCCGGAGATGAAGGATTTTTATGAACCGTGGACGTACGATTATGAAAAATTGACGATGGCCGGCGACAGTGAACATACGCCCGTCGCCCGTGCCAAGTCGATCGTGTCCGGAGAATATATGGATCCGGAATGGGGTCCGAACTGGGAAGATCAGCTGGCCGGAGCGCATATTACGGGACCAACCGATCCGAATATCGAAAAAATTGAAGAGGAAATCAAATTCAATTTCGAACAAGCCTTCATGATGTATTTGCCGAGGCTATGTGAACATTGCTTGAATCCAAGCTGCGTCGCTTCCTGCCCGGCGGGTGCCATCTATAAGCGCGACGAAGACGGCATCGTCCTTGTCGACCAAGAAGCTTGCCGGGGCTGGCGTTATTGCACGACCGGCTGCCCTTATAAAAAAGTATATTTTAATTGGAAGACGAATAAAGCCGAAAAATGTACGTTTTGCTTTCCGCGCATCGAATCCGGATTGCCGACAGTCTGCTCCGAAACATGCACCGGCCGGATCCGTTACCTCGGCGTATTGCTCTATGACGCGGATCGAGTATTGGAAGCGGCGTCCACTCCGGAACCGACCGACTTGTACGAAGCGCAATGTGATCTCTTCCTGGATCCTTATGATCCGGAAGTGATCGAACAGGCGAGAAGGGACGGTATTACGGAAGAATGGATCGAGGCAGCCCAGAACTCGCCGGTCTACAAGCTGGCCATCGAGTATCGCCTGGCATTCCCGCTCCATCCGGAATACCGGACACTCCCGATGGTCTGGTACATTCCGCCGCTTAGCCCGATCATGAACTATTTTGAAGGGAAAGACTCCATCAACAATCCGGATGCGATCTTCCCGGCTATCGAAGAAATGCGGATTCCAATCCAATACCTTGCAAATATGCTGACGGCAGGAGATGCGGCGACAGTGAAAGGCGGATTACAGCGGATGGCGATGATGCGCTCCTATATGCGGGCCATTTCCTCGGGCAAAGAGTTTGATGAATCGAGATTGGAGCGGGTCGGACTGACTGCCCATCAGACGAAACAGATGTATCGTTTATTGGCGATCGGCAAGTACGAAGAGCGTTTCGTCATCCCGACTTCCCATAAGGAAGGGCATATGAATGCATACCGCTCCCAAGGTTCCGCCGGATTTGACGGGATGGGCGATTACAGCATGGGAACCCAGAATCATAGCCAATTCAGCTACTCCATTATGGGGTCGGATGGCAACTGTGACGGCTGCGGTCCCGTCAACCCGGCGAAGACAGGGAAGGAAATCTATGAAGAGAACTTCTACGGGGGGATTTGGCGTGATTGATCTCAACCGATTGTACGAAGTGAAACAAGCGGCCGGATTCTTCGCCAACCAGTTGACGTATCCCGAGAAAACCACCTTTCATCCAAAGGTTCTGGAGGGGTCCTTTGACCCTTCCGACCCGGCCTATGAGGATATTGTGACCTATTGGCGCCTTATGCATGAATATAGCATGGATGAAATACAGGAGATGTATACCTCCACATTCGATTTCCAGAAAGAGACCACATTATTCATGACGTACATCAAGTACGGGGATTCGAAAGAGCGGGGGCAGATGCTGGCCAAACTGAAGGTGCTTTATGAAATGTTCGGTTTGGATATGCCGGATGGCGAATTATCCGACTTTCTCCCCCTTATGTGCGAATTCATCTATGCGGCGGAATGGAGGGGCGACCCAAGAGCTCCACAAAGCTTCTCTTTGCTGCTTGCTGTCATTGAGGACGGTTCCTTCCATCTGATGAAGGCACTCGAGAAATTTGAGAGTCCGTACTTTTATCTGATCAAAGGAATGAGAGAAACGTTTAAAACCTGTATTCGACAGGAGGCGTCTGCAAATGAGTGAACAATTTCTGTGGGTCATTTTCCCTTATGTCTGTATGGCAGTATTCATCGTCGGCCATATTTTCCGTTACCGAAATGACCAATTCGGATGGACGGCCAAATCGAGTGAGTTTATCGAGAAAAAGCAATTGATGGTCGGGAGCCTTCTGTTTCATCTTGGAATCATTCCGGTCATCCTCGGTCATGTTGCCGGCTTGGGCATCCCGAAGACGTGGACCCGGGCACTCGGCATCAGCGATCATATGTACCATATGGGGGCTGTCTGGGGCGGTGGATTTTTCGGAGTGGTGACATTGGTCGGGATGATCATTTTGACGTCGAGGCGACTCACGAATAAAAGTGTACGGCAATTGTCGTCCGCTTCCGACATGATCGTCAACACGCTGCTTCTTTTCATCGTTTTCATCGGGGTGTACAGCTCTCTTGTGACCAATAATTTGAATCCGGGCTTTGATTATCGGGATTCGATATCGGTCTGGTTCCGATCTTTGCTCATCTTCCGCCCGGAGGTGGCGTATATGTCTGTCGTGCCGCTCGCTTTCAAATTGCATATCTTGACAGGCTTTTTAATATTCGCCATGTGGCCTTTTACAAGGCTCGTCCACGTATGGAGTGTTCCTTTGAATTATGTAGGTAGAAGCTATATCCTTTATAGAAAGAACAGTCCAAATTAAGTCGGGATAGAGGCGCCTGCCTCGCCCGGATGGGAGAAATTGAGATGAATGGACAGCAGGATTTTGATTACCAGCAGGAAATAGAATCGCTGCGTGATAGGTTCAAATTTGATTTCATCGGGTTGGCGCTCATCCAAGCGGCCGACCAACGTTTTGAGCATAAATGGACGCATGTGTCGGGAAATCTGAGTGACCGTTATAAGCGGATTGTTCTGCAATCGGGAAAAGGGGTTGCCGGGAATGTCATCAAGACCGGGAAACCGACTCTCGTGGAAGATGTGGCGCAAGGTTTTTCGGCGGACGAACTGTTCAATTATCCGATTGTCGTAGCGGAGAAACTGAGTAGTTACGGCGCAATTCCGCTTTATAAAAATAACCGTGTGCAAGGAGCCCTGTTAGTGGCCTATCGGGAAAATCGTCGGCTGACTCCGCAGCAGTTCAAGGAATTCAAGGATGCGATCGGCCCACGTTTCGGCCCTTATTACAATATGGAGATGGTGAAGCTTTGATGCGCATGGAAGATTTTCAATTGACGGATTTGCTGTTGAAAATGTACGACAATGCATCGGAAGCCATCTTCTTTTTTAATCGGGAAGGGCAGGTCATTGCGTTGAATGAAACGGCCCGGTCAATCGTGGAGCCGGAAGTTGTCCATCAGATGATCATGGGCAACCGGAACGCCATTTGCCTGACGTGCAAAGGGTATACGAGCAGTCAGGAGCTCCGCACTTGCGAAGGTTGTTATCTATCGAATCCGGAAGAGAATATTAGCTCTTTCCAAGTGTATTTGGAGACTCGGGGAAAAGGCGTTGTGCCCTATACTGCGAGTTTCCAGACGGTTGATGAAGAGAACGGACTCCGGGTACTGATGCTCCGGGACTTGACGAAGCAGTTCAAGACGCAGGAGTCGTTGAATCAGAAAATCATGGTGAAACGGATCATTGAAGCGCAGGAGGATGAACGGAAGCGGATCTCCCGGGAGCTTCATGACAGCGTCGCCCAAGAGATGCTCAGCACGCTGGTGGATATCCGCTTGTTGAAGTATATGAACATCGAAGGGGAAGCGCTGGCCAAGGTCAAGGAAACGGAAATCGAATTAATGCGGTTACTGGATGATATCCGGCATCTCTCTGTGGAGCTTCGACCTGCCACGCTGGATGATCTCGGTCTGGAGGCGGCCTTCCGCACCCACTTCAAATGGCTGGAGAAGAACTACGGCCTTGTCGTGCATTTCACGGCCGAATTGGACTCGAAACGGTACGAAGGGGAAATCGAAACGGTCGTCTACCGGATATGCCAAGAAGCGATCTTCAATGCGTTGAAATATGCGGAAACCGATAACGTGGCCGTCCGTTTATTTGAAAAAGAAGGGATTTTGATCCTCCATGTCATCGATGAAGGGGTCGGCTTTCATGTGGATCATCCGGACGTCAAAGGGACCGGGCTCGGGCTGTATGGAATGAAAGAAAGGGCCGAGCTCGTCAATGGACAATTGACGATTCTCTCCGAATCGGGGAAAGGGACGGTCGTCCAATTGGAAGTCCCGTTAGCCAAAGGGGGAACTACGAATGAAAATCATCATAGCGGATGATCACGCCGTCGTTCGCAGCGGCTTCATGCACATCTTGAACTTCCAGGAAGATATGGAGGTGGTCGCGACAGCGGCGGATGGACTGGAAGCTTATGATCAAGTCGCCTTGCATCGGCCGGATGTCTTATTGATGGATCTGAGCATGCCGCCTGGGCAGAGCGGACTGATCGCCACGGGGAGGATCAAGGAAGAGTTTCCGGATACGAAAATCCTCATTTTGACGATGTACGATGATGAAGAATACTTATTCCATGTCCTGAAGAACGGTGCTTCCGGTTATGTGCTAAAAAATTCGCCCGATGAGGAACTGTTGGCGGCCATTCGTACGGTGCATGCGGGTGGAATCTATATCCAACCGACGATGGAGAGCCCGCTCGTCCGGGAATTTCTTGAAAAGGACATGGATGGCGTCGAAACCGATCCGTATCGGATTTTGTCGAAGCGGGAGATTGAAATTCTGCCCCTAGTCGCGAGAGGGTATGGAAATAAGGAGATTGCGGAAAAGTTATTCATCTCCGTCAAAACGGTAGAAGCACATAAGGCGAAAATCATGGAGAAATTGCAGTTGAAAGGAAGGCCGGAACTCGTCGAGTATGCCTTGAAAAAGAAGTTGCTGAACTTCTGAAGGAGGTTTTCCAATGGTGTCAAATCAAAAATTCAAGTTCGACCTGCCTGCCTTGCGCGTTCTGGAGAATGAACATCGATACCTCTTGTATCTCATGGACGGCTGGCATTCGATTGTCCTCGGATTCGAACGGGATATCTATACGGAGGAAGAGGCAAGGGAAGCGCTCGGAACATTGCGAAAACAGATTGTGGAATTCATCGAGCCGTTCAAAAACCATACTGATAAGGAAGAGGAATTCCTGTTTCCGATGTTGGCCCGCTATGTGGGAGACGAGCAAGGTCCGGTAGCGGCCACGGAAGAAGAACACGGGGAGATCGATGCGTATATCGGCCATTTTCTCCATCATACGCTTGGTGACTTGACGCAATTATCCCTCGCGGAGATGAAAGAAGTGGTCCGGGATGCGGGAGAGGCTTTCGAAGTGATCACCATTCATTTTATCAAAGAGGAATCCATCCTTTATCCCATGGTGAATAGAGTGTTGCGCAAGGAGGAGCAGGAACAGCTCTTCAAGGAATTATATACCCCTCTCGTATGATTCATGTTTCTTCCAGTTCAGGAAGGGGAAATCAAAGAAGCAATGAATCGAATGCTTCATTCAAAATTTCAGGATGGGAATGATTTGAATGATCAGGAAAATGCAATTGCCTCTACAAACAGCAAACTTAGTCGTCGGCTTCATGGTATGGGTGCTCATATCTTCCTTGCTGCCATTCATCACGGAAGACATTACGATTCCGCCTGAACGGCTGGCCATCGTAACAGCGATTCCGGTTGTCCTCGGATCGATCTTACGGATTCCGCTCGGTTATTACGCGAACATCTTCGGAGCGCGGATCATCTTTCTCGTCAGCTTTATTTTGCTGCTTTTTCCGGTGTACTACATAAGTGAAACGTCTTCGGTTGCCGGTCTGATTATAGGAGGAACCTTCCTCGGAATCGGGGGAGCGGTCTTCTCCGTCGGGGTCACCTCCTTGCCGAAGTATTACCCGAAAGAGAAGCATGGGCTCGTCAATGGGATCTACGGGATGGGGAATGTCGGGACGGCGGTTTCCACATTCGCAGCTCCTGTTTTGGCCACAAAGTTCGGCTGGTCGACGACGGTTAAATTCTATCTGATCTTGCTGCTCGTCTTCGCTGTATTGAATTTTCTATTCGGGGACCGGAAAGAAGCGAAAGTGAAAACGTCGCTCGTCGAGCAGATCAAAGGTGTCTATAAAAATGAGAAGCTTTGGTTTTTCTCGTTGTTCTATTTCATCACTTTCGGCTCCTTCGTCGCTTTCACGGTCTTCTTGCCGAATTTCCTCGTGACGTATTTCGGTTTGGAGAAGGTGGATGCCGGAATGCGGACGGCAGGTTTCATTGCCGTCGCCACGTTCATCCGTCCGGTCGGCGGCTGGCTTGCGGATAAATTCCAACCATTGTTTTTGCTCATGGGCGTGTTTGCAGGATTTACATTTGCGGCCGTGATCCTCGCTTTTTCGCCGTCCATCGGGCTTTACACGGTCGGGAGCATGATCATCGCCATCTGTGCGGGTCTCGGAAACGGGGTCATCTTCAAATTGGTGCCGATGTATTTCAACAAACAGGCGGGGACGGCGAACGGGATCGTTTCGATGATGGGGGGGCTTGGCGGCTTCTTCCCTCCGCTTCTTCTTGCGACTATCCATTCCATGACCGGATCCTATTCAATCGGCTTCATGGCATTTTCGCAAGTCGCCTTGGCTAGTCTTATCATGGTCATCTGGCTGTATTACATGGATCGTTTATCGTTGCAAAACGAAGTGTTCAATTCGACAGCGCAAGGGATTCTAGTGACGGATACAACAGGACAGATCAAAGCGGTCAATCCTGCCTTCACCCGTTTGACGGGGTTCACGGAAGAAGAGGCGCTCGGCAAGAATCCGAATATGCTCAGCTCGGGCAGGCAATCCCCGGATTTTTACAAAGATATGTGGGAGATGCTTGGAGAAGAGGGCAGATGGCAAGGCCAATTATGGAATAAACGGAAAGACGGAAAAGAGTATTTGGAATTGCTCACCATCGCTGCCGTGAAAGATGGCTCCGGGGATACGGTCCGATACGTCGGGACGTTCAACGACATTACACCACGCCAGGAAGAGGGCAATCGATCGGAATGATCGGTCGCCCTCGCTGCTTTTTCAAAGTCATGTCCAATGCATATATAATTAGGTAAAGCCTATTGGAAGGGGGGCGAAGAAGTGGACGATCGTTATTCAAGGCAGATTTTATTCAAACCGATCGGGCATGCCGGGCAGGCGGAGTTGGCGGGGGCGCATGCGCTTCTGGTCGGTTGCGGTGCTCTTGGCTCGTCGATTGCGGAAACATTGGTGCGTGCAGGTATCGGGAAATTGACCATTGCCGACCGTGATTATGTCGAATCGACCAATTTGCAGAGGCAGCAGCTCTTCACGGAAAACGATGCGGAAGGCGGCGTCCCGAAAGTGGTGGCCGCCGAAAAGCGGTTGCGCCAAATCCGGGATGACGTAGAAATTGTGACGGTGCTTGATCATATCGATGGACCGCTCCTGGAACGGTTGGCCTCCGATGTCGAAATTCTGCTGGATGCAACAGATAATTTCGAGACCCGGCTCTTGCTGAATGACATGGCATGGAAAAAGGGGATACCTTGGATTTATGGAGCTTGTGTCGGGAGTACAGGCGTCGTTTTTCCGTTCATTCCGGGACGCTCCGCCTGTTTCCGCTGCCTATTACCCATCCTTCCAGCGGTGAATGAAACTTGTGATACGGCCGGAATCATCGCCCCTGCCGCTCAAATTGCAGCAGCTCATCAAAGTGCGGAGGCGTTGAAATGGCTGACGGGAAACGAATCGGCCATGCGAAAGAAAGTGCTGCATTTTGACATTTGGAACAATACATATGTGGAAGCGGGGATTTCCCGGATCCGGAACGAACAATGCGAATCTTGTGGGAAGGCACCCACGTATCCCGCCCTCGAACGGACGGAAGGGACAGGCTATGCCGTCTTATGCGGCCGGGATACGGTCCAGATCGTGCCGGAGGAGGGGCGTACTTTGACGATTGAAGACGGGGAGCAGGTGGCCATCCGTCTGGGAGGAACGTATAAAAAGACGCCGTTTTTCATCCAATTCCATGCAGACGGATACCGCTGCGTGTTATTCGGAAACGGCCGGCTACTCATTCACGGCTTGCGGGATATGGGAACGGGCCGGAAATTGTACCATCAATTATTTGGTTGAATAGGGGGAGCGGTCATTGTCACATTTGGAGGAGTTGGATCGGGAGAAGGAATTGTCGGTTTGTGTTTTGACGATCAGCGATACCCGGCTGCCGGAAGAGGATGCAAGCGGAATGGTCATCCGCCGGAAGTTGGAGGAGGCCGGGCATCTGGTCGCGGAAACACGGATTTGCCGGGATGAACCCCATGAGATTGCCTCGGCGCTCGTCCAATGGTTTGAAGACGCCGAAATTGATGCCATCATTACAACGGGCGGAACGGGAATTAGTCATCGCGATGTTACAATCGAAACGGTGTCACCTTTTTTTACGAAAACATTGGACGGCTTCGGTGAACTGTTCCGTTATGTCAGCTATGTGGAGGACGTCGGATCGAAGGCTTTATTAAGCCGGGCGACCGCGGGCACCGTCCAGAACCAGGCGGTCTTCGTTCTGCCTGGTTCCTCGAAGGCGGTCGCTTTGGCGATGGAGAAGTTGATTTTGCCAGAAATACATCATATTGTGCATGAATTAAAAAAGCATCTCACGGAGTAGGACTTATCCTTCCCGTTGGAAGTCGCCATTTTTGCCGCCAGTCTTTTTCAGCAGCATTGTCGGGCCGATGATCATTTCTTTGCCTGCGGCTTTACACATATCGTAGATGGTGAGCGCCGCAGCCGAGGCTGCTGTGAGGGCTTCCATTTCGACCCCGGTCAAGCCTTTCGTTTTCACCTCGGCTTGGATCAGGACTTCGTAGTGCTTGGCAGCTTC from Bacillus sp. OxB-1 encodes:
- the narH gene encoding nitrate reductase subunit beta, whose protein sequence is MKIKAQVAMVMNLDKCIGCHTCSVTCKTTWTNREGAEYMWFNNVETKPGIGYPKRWEDQEVYKGGWQINKKGKLELKSGSKLSKIALGKIFYNPDMPEMKDFYEPWTYDYEKLTMAGDSEHTPVARAKSIVSGEYMDPEWGPNWEDQLAGAHITGPTDPNIEKIEEEIKFNFEQAFMMYLPRLCEHCLNPSCVASCPAGAIYKRDEDGIVLVDQEACRGWRYCTTGCPYKKVYFNWKTNKAEKCTFCFPRIESGLPTVCSETCTGRIRYLGVLLYDADRVLEAASTPEPTDLYEAQCDLFLDPYDPEVIEQARRDGITEEWIEAAQNSPVYKLAIEYRLAFPLHPEYRTLPMVWYIPPLSPIMNYFEGKDSINNPDAIFPAIEEMRIPIQYLANMLTAGDAATVKGGLQRMAMMRSYMRAISSGKEFDESRLERVGLTAHQTKQMYRLLAIGKYEERFVIPTSHKEGHMNAYRSQGSAGFDGMGDYSMGTQNHSQFSYSIMGSDGNCDGCGPVNPAKTGKEIYEENFYGGIWRD
- the narJ gene encoding nitrate reductase molybdenum cofactor assembly chaperone — translated: MIDLNRLYEVKQAAGFFANQLTYPEKTTFHPKVLEGSFDPSDPAYEDIVTYWRLMHEYSMDEIQEMYTSTFDFQKETTLFMTYIKYGDSKERGQMLAKLKVLYEMFGLDMPDGELSDFLPLMCEFIYAAEWRGDPRAPQSFSLLLAVIEDGSFHLMKALEKFESPYFYLIKGMRETFKTCIRQEASANE
- the narI gene encoding respiratory nitrate reductase subunit gamma, whose protein sequence is MSEQFLWVIFPYVCMAVFIVGHIFRYRNDQFGWTAKSSEFIEKKQLMVGSLLFHLGIIPVILGHVAGLGIPKTWTRALGISDHMYHMGAVWGGGFFGVVTLVGMIILTSRRLTNKSVRQLSSASDMIVNTLLLFIVFIGVYSSLVTNNLNPGFDYRDSISVWFRSLLIFRPEVAYMSVVPLAFKLHILTGFLIFAMWPFTRLVHVWSVPLNYVGRSYILYRKNSPN
- a CDS encoding GAF domain-containing protein; translated protein: MNGQQDFDYQQEIESLRDRFKFDFIGLALIQAADQRFEHKWTHVSGNLSDRYKRIVLQSGKGVAGNVIKTGKPTLVEDVAQGFSADELFNYPIVVAEKLSSYGAIPLYKNNRVQGALLVAYRENRRLTPQQFKEFKDAIGPRFGPYYNMEMVKL
- a CDS encoding sensor histidine kinase, which produces MRMEDFQLTDLLLKMYDNASEAIFFFNREGQVIALNETARSIVEPEVVHQMIMGNRNAICLTCKGYTSSQELRTCEGCYLSNPEENISSFQVYLETRGKGVVPYTASFQTVDEENGLRVLMLRDLTKQFKTQESLNQKIMVKRIIEAQEDERKRISRELHDSVAQEMLSTLVDIRLLKYMNIEGEALAKVKETEIELMRLLDDIRHLSVELRPATLDDLGLEAAFRTHFKWLEKNYGLVVHFTAELDSKRYEGEIETVVYRICQEAIFNALKYAETDNVAVRLFEKEGILILHVIDEGVGFHVDHPDVKGTGLGLYGMKERAELVNGQLTILSESGKGTVVQLEVPLAKGGTTNENHHSG
- a CDS encoding response regulator, translated to MKIIIADDHAVVRSGFMHILNFQEDMEVVATAADGLEAYDQVALHRPDVLLMDLSMPPGQSGLIATGRIKEEFPDTKILILTMYDDEEYLFHVLKNGASGYVLKNSPDEELLAAIRTVHAGGIYIQPTMESPLVREFLEKDMDGVETDPYRILSKREIEILPLVARGYGNKEIAEKLFISVKTVEAHKAKIMEKLQLKGRPELVEYALKKKLLNF
- a CDS encoding hemerythrin domain-containing protein, with the protein product MVSNQKFKFDLPALRVLENEHRYLLYLMDGWHSIVLGFERDIYTEEEAREALGTLRKQIVEFIEPFKNHTDKEEEFLFPMLARYVGDEQGPVAATEEEHGEIDAYIGHFLHHTLGDLTQLSLAEMKEVVRDAGEAFEVITIHFIKEESILYPMVNRVLRKEEQEQLFKELYTPLV
- a CDS encoding nitrate/nitrite transporter, which translates into the protein MIRKMQLPLQTANLVVGFMVWVLISSLLPFITEDITIPPERLAIVTAIPVVLGSILRIPLGYYANIFGARIIFLVSFILLLFPVYYISETSSVAGLIIGGTFLGIGGAVFSVGVTSLPKYYPKEKHGLVNGIYGMGNVGTAVSTFAAPVLATKFGWSTTVKFYLILLLVFAVLNFLFGDRKEAKVKTSLVEQIKGVYKNEKLWFFSLFYFITFGSFVAFTVFLPNFLVTYFGLEKVDAGMRTAGFIAVATFIRPVGGWLADKFQPLFLLMGVFAGFTFAAVILAFSPSIGLYTVGSMIIAICAGLGNGVIFKLVPMYFNKQAGTANGIVSMMGGLGGFFPPLLLATIHSMTGSYSIGFMAFSQVALASLIMVIWLYYMDRLSLQNEVFNSTAQGILVTDTTGQIKAVNPAFTRLTGFTEEEALGKNPNMLSSGRQSPDFYKDMWEMLGEEGRWQGQLWNKRKDGKEYLELLTIAAVKDGSGDTVRYVGTFNDITPRQEEGNRSE
- a CDS encoding ThiF family adenylyltransferase encodes the protein MDDRYSRQILFKPIGHAGQAELAGAHALLVGCGALGSSIAETLVRAGIGKLTIADRDYVESTNLQRQQLFTENDAEGGVPKVVAAEKRLRQIRDDVEIVTVLDHIDGPLLERLASDVEILLDATDNFETRLLLNDMAWKKGIPWIYGACVGSTGVVFPFIPGRSACFRCLLPILPAVNETCDTAGIIAPAAQIAAAHQSAEALKWLTGNESAMRKKVLHFDIWNNTYVEAGISRIRNEQCESCGKAPTYPALERTEGTGYAVLCGRDTVQIVPEEGRTLTIEDGEQVAIRLGGTYKKTPFFIQFHADGYRCVLFGNGRLLIHGLRDMGTGRKLYHQLFG
- a CDS encoding MogA/MoaB family molybdenum cofactor biosynthesis protein, coding for MSHLEELDREKELSVCVLTISDTRLPEEDASGMVIRRKLEEAGHLVAETRICRDEPHEIASALVQWFEDAEIDAIITTGGTGISHRDVTIETVSPFFTKTLDGFGELFRYVSYVEDVGSKALLSRATAGTVQNQAVFVLPGSSKAVALAMEKLILPEIHHIVHELKKHLTE